From the Daucus carota subsp. sativus chromosome 8, DH1 v3.0, whole genome shotgun sequence genome, one window contains:
- the LOC108199807 gene encoding serine/threonine-protein kinase PBS1 isoform X2 produces MGCFPCFDSKEEESLNPQKHSNHHKETHTHPALSNNISRLASDRFKSRSNVGGKREQPGLKELADAQIAAQTFTFRELAAATNNFRPESFIGEGGFGRVYKGRLQTTGQVVAVKQLDRDGLQGNREFLVEVLMLSLLHHSNLVNLIGYCADGDQRLLVYEFMPLGSLEDHLHDLPPDKEPLDWNTRMKIAAGAAKGLEFLHDKASPPVIYRDFKSSNILLEEEFHPKLSDFGLAKLGPTGDKSHVSTRVMGTYGYCAPEYAMTGQLTVKSDVYSFGVVFLELITGRKAIDSTQPQGQQNLVTWARPLFNDRRRFAKLADPRLQGQYPMRGLYQALAVASMCIQEQAAARPLIGDVVTALSYLANQAYDSSSVPGHGYRLNGDRDEKNNRGSGRFLRNDMGGGSGLKWDLEGSEKDDSPKETARTLNRDLERERAVAEAKLWGENLREKRRQEDNFDTNNE; encoded by the exons ATGGGTTGTTTTCCATGTTTTGATTCAAAGGAAGAGGAGTCATTGAATCCTCAAAAACACTCAAATCATCACAAAGAGACTCATACTCATCCTGCACTCTCCAACAACATTTCCAGATTAGCTTCTG ATAGGTTTAAGTCTAGAAGCAATGTTGGTGGAAAGAGGGAACAACCAGGTCTCAAGGAACTAGCTGACGCTCAAATTGCAGCACAGACATTTACTTTTCGCGAGCTTGCCGCTGCAACAAATAATTTCAGGCCCGAGTCCTTCATAGGGGAAGGTGGATTCGGCCGTGTTTACAAAGGAAGGCTTCAAACCACCGGTCAG GTTGTAGCTGTAAAACAATTGGATAGAGATGGACTTCAGGGCAACAGAGAATTTCTTGTTGAAGTTCTGATGCTTAGCCTTCTGCACCACTCCAACCTTGTCAATTTGATTGGATACTGTGCTGATGGGGATCAACGGCTTCTAGTTTACGAGTTTATGCCATTGGGATCACTGGAAGACCACCTTCATG ATCTTCCGCCAGATAAAGAACCTCTAGACTGGAACACGCGAATGAAGATTGCGGCAGGTGCAGCCAAAGGTTTAGAGTTTCTCCATGACAAGGCCAGTCCTCCAGTTATCTACAGGGACTTCAAATCATCCAATATTTTATTAGAGGAAGAATTTCACCCAAAGCTTTCTGACTTTGGACTTGCAAAGCTTGGACCTACCGGAGATAAGTCTCATGTTTCTACTAGGGTGATGGGAACCTACGGTTACTGTGCTCCTGAGTATGCCATGACTGGACAATTGACAGTGAAATCTGATGTCTACAGTTTCGGTGTAGTATTCTTGGAGCTTATAACTGGACGTAAAGCAATTGACAGTACTCAACCACAAGGACAACAGAACCTTGTCACATGG GCAAGACCTTTGTTCAATGACCGCAGAAGGTTTGCAAAATTGGCTGACCCAAGGCTTCAAGGTCAGTATCCAATGCGAGGGCTATACCAGGCTCTAGCTGTAGCATCCATGTGCATCCAAGAACAGGCTGCTGCTCGGCCTCTAATTGGGGATGTTGTAACTGCCTTATCTTATCTTGCGAACCAGGCCTATGACTCTAGCTCAGTGCCTGGACATGGCTACAGATTAAATGGAGATAGAGATGAAAAAAATAACAGAGGTAGTGGAAGATTCTTAAGGAATGATATGGGGGGAGGATCGGGCCTTAAATGGGACTTGGAAGGTTCTGAGAAAGATGACTCTccaaaagaaactgccaggACCCTAAACCGGGACTTGGAAAGAGAACGAGCTGTTGCAGAGGCTAAGCTATGGGGAGAGAATTTAAGAGAAAAAAGAAGACAAGAAGATAATTTTGATACTAATAATGAGTAG
- the LOC108199807 gene encoding serine/threonine-protein kinase PBS1 isoform X1 yields MGCFPCFDSKEEESLNPQKHSNHHKETHTHPALSNNISRLASGADRFKSRSNVGGKREQPGLKELADAQIAAQTFTFRELAAATNNFRPESFIGEGGFGRVYKGRLQTTGQVVAVKQLDRDGLQGNREFLVEVLMLSLLHHSNLVNLIGYCADGDQRLLVYEFMPLGSLEDHLHDLPPDKEPLDWNTRMKIAAGAAKGLEFLHDKASPPVIYRDFKSSNILLEEEFHPKLSDFGLAKLGPTGDKSHVSTRVMGTYGYCAPEYAMTGQLTVKSDVYSFGVVFLELITGRKAIDSTQPQGQQNLVTWARPLFNDRRRFAKLADPRLQGQYPMRGLYQALAVASMCIQEQAAARPLIGDVVTALSYLANQAYDSSSVPGHGYRLNGDRDEKNNRGSGRFLRNDMGGGSGLKWDLEGSEKDDSPKETARTLNRDLERERAVAEAKLWGENLREKRRQEDNFDTNNE; encoded by the exons ATGGGTTGTTTTCCATGTTTTGATTCAAAGGAAGAGGAGTCATTGAATCCTCAAAAACACTCAAATCATCACAAAGAGACTCATACTCATCCTGCACTCTCCAACAACATTTCCAGATTAGCTTCTG GAGCAGATAGGTTTAAGTCTAGAAGCAATGTTGGTGGAAAGAGGGAACAACCAGGTCTCAAGGAACTAGCTGACGCTCAAATTGCAGCACAGACATTTACTTTTCGCGAGCTTGCCGCTGCAACAAATAATTTCAGGCCCGAGTCCTTCATAGGGGAAGGTGGATTCGGCCGTGTTTACAAAGGAAGGCTTCAAACCACCGGTCAG GTTGTAGCTGTAAAACAATTGGATAGAGATGGACTTCAGGGCAACAGAGAATTTCTTGTTGAAGTTCTGATGCTTAGCCTTCTGCACCACTCCAACCTTGTCAATTTGATTGGATACTGTGCTGATGGGGATCAACGGCTTCTAGTTTACGAGTTTATGCCATTGGGATCACTGGAAGACCACCTTCATG ATCTTCCGCCAGATAAAGAACCTCTAGACTGGAACACGCGAATGAAGATTGCGGCAGGTGCAGCCAAAGGTTTAGAGTTTCTCCATGACAAGGCCAGTCCTCCAGTTATCTACAGGGACTTCAAATCATCCAATATTTTATTAGAGGAAGAATTTCACCCAAAGCTTTCTGACTTTGGACTTGCAAAGCTTGGACCTACCGGAGATAAGTCTCATGTTTCTACTAGGGTGATGGGAACCTACGGTTACTGTGCTCCTGAGTATGCCATGACTGGACAATTGACAGTGAAATCTGATGTCTACAGTTTCGGTGTAGTATTCTTGGAGCTTATAACTGGACGTAAAGCAATTGACAGTACTCAACCACAAGGACAACAGAACCTTGTCACATGG GCAAGACCTTTGTTCAATGACCGCAGAAGGTTTGCAAAATTGGCTGACCCAAGGCTTCAAGGTCAGTATCCAATGCGAGGGCTATACCAGGCTCTAGCTGTAGCATCCATGTGCATCCAAGAACAGGCTGCTGCTCGGCCTCTAATTGGGGATGTTGTAACTGCCTTATCTTATCTTGCGAACCAGGCCTATGACTCTAGCTCAGTGCCTGGACATGGCTACAGATTAAATGGAGATAGAGATGAAAAAAATAACAGAGGTAGTGGAAGATTCTTAAGGAATGATATGGGGGGAGGATCGGGCCTTAAATGGGACTTGGAAGGTTCTGAGAAAGATGACTCTccaaaagaaactgccaggACCCTAAACCGGGACTTGGAAAGAGAACGAGCTGTTGCAGAGGCTAAGCTATGGGGAGAGAATTTAAGAGAAAAAAGAAGACAAGAAGATAATTTTGATACTAATAATGAGTAG
- the LOC108199808 gene encoding glycerophosphodiester phosphodiesterase GDPD3 isoform X2 has translation MAEPRNVNIADIDPYNLDEDVVDKFAAAAAACYSISSGSETDKEQEGGNKKGRIKAASKMMVIGHRGSGMNLLQSSNKRMKFIKENSLVALNAAGNFNLHFIEFDVQVTIDDCPVIFHDDFIFTKNMQGEITEKRATDLTLAEFLSYGPQREPANVGKPLLRKIKDGRIFEWKVETDDHLCTLQQVFQDVTHSLGFNIELKFDNKIVYKEHELVRVIQLVLEVVFRSAEERPIIFSSFQPDAALLLRKLQTSYPVLFITNGGSEIYADTRRNSLDEAIKLCREHNLDGIVSEVRAVLRNPGVVTEIKDNSKLSLITYGQLNNVSKVVYVQHLMGVDGVIVDLIEDITTAVAEFSNSVEESRGNLKEDNEAWSS, from the exons ATGGCAGAGCCAAGAAACGTAAACATTGCAGATATCGATCCCTATAATCTGGATGAAGATGTTGTAGATAaatttgctgctgctgctgctgcgtGTTATTCAATCTCCAGTG GTTCTGAAACTGACAAGGAACAAGAGGGGGGAAACAAAAAGGGGAGAATTAAAGCTGCATCAAAAATGATGGTGATTGGACACAGAGGAAGCGGCATGAATTTGTTGCAGTCGTCTAACAAGCGTATGAAATTCATCAAGGAAAATTCCCTTGTTGCTTTAAATGCTGCTGGAAATTTCAATCTCCATTTTATTGAATTCGACGTCCAG GTCACCATAGACGACTGTCCAGTCATTTTCCACGACGACTTCATCTTTACCAAAAATATGCAG GGTGAAATAACAGAGAAGAGAGCGACCGATCTCACTTTAGCAGAGTTTCTTTCCTATGGACCCCAAAGGGAGCCAGCAAAT GTTGGTAAGCCTCTGTTGAGAAAGATAAAAGATGGCAGAATCTTTGAGTGGAAGGTCGAAACGGATGATCATCTTTGTACATTGCAACAAGTGTTTCAGGATGTTACTCATTCTTTAGGGTTCAATATTGAACTCAAGTTTGACAACAAGATAGTCTACAAGGAACACGAACTCGTTCGTGTTATACAACTAGTTCTTGAG GTGGTATTCAGGTCTGCCGAAGAAAGGCCCATAATATTCTCGAGTTTTCAACCCGATGCTGCCCTGTTGTTGAGGAAACTCCAAACTTCCTACCCC GTTTTGTTTATCACTAATGGAGGATCTGAAATATATGCTGATACAAGGAGAAACTCTCTGGATGAGGCCATAAAGTTATGCCGGGAACACAACTTAGATGGTATTGTTTCAGAAGTCAGAGCCGTCTTAAGAAATCCAGGAGTAGTCACTGAAATCAAGGACAATTCCAAGCTCTCTCTCATAACCTATGGTCAACTAAA TAACGTGTCAAAGGTGGTTTACGTGCAACATTTGATGGGCGTGGATGGCGTGATTGTGGACCTAATTGAGGACATCACGACGGCAGTTGCAGAATTCAGTAACTCAGTTGAGGAGAGTCGAGGAAACTTGAAGGAGGATAAT gaagcaTGGAGTTCCTAA
- the LOC108199808 gene encoding glycerophosphodiester phosphodiesterase GDPD3 isoform X1: MAEPRNVNIADIDPYNLDEDVVDKFAAAAAACYSISSGSETDKEQEGGNKKGRIKAASKMMVIGHRGSGMNLLQSSNKRMKFIKENSLVALNAAGNFNLHFIEFDVQVTIDDCPVIFHDDFIFTKNMQGEITEKRATDLTLAEFLSYGPQREPANVGKPLLRKIKDGRIFEWKVETDDHLCTLQQVFQDVTHSLGFNIELKFDNKIVYKEHELVRVIQLVLEVVFRSAEERPIIFSSFQPDAALLLRKLQTSYPVLFITNGGSEIYADTRRNSLDEAIKLCREHNLDGIVSEVRAVLRNPGVVTEIKDNSKLSLITYGQLNNVSKVVYVQHLMGVDGVIVDLIEDITTAVAEFSNSVEESRGNLKEDNVQNKMTRY; encoded by the exons ATGGCAGAGCCAAGAAACGTAAACATTGCAGATATCGATCCCTATAATCTGGATGAAGATGTTGTAGATAaatttgctgctgctgctgctgcgtGTTATTCAATCTCCAGTG GTTCTGAAACTGACAAGGAACAAGAGGGGGGAAACAAAAAGGGGAGAATTAAAGCTGCATCAAAAATGATGGTGATTGGACACAGAGGAAGCGGCATGAATTTGTTGCAGTCGTCTAACAAGCGTATGAAATTCATCAAGGAAAATTCCCTTGTTGCTTTAAATGCTGCTGGAAATTTCAATCTCCATTTTATTGAATTCGACGTCCAG GTCACCATAGACGACTGTCCAGTCATTTTCCACGACGACTTCATCTTTACCAAAAATATGCAG GGTGAAATAACAGAGAAGAGAGCGACCGATCTCACTTTAGCAGAGTTTCTTTCCTATGGACCCCAAAGGGAGCCAGCAAAT GTTGGTAAGCCTCTGTTGAGAAAGATAAAAGATGGCAGAATCTTTGAGTGGAAGGTCGAAACGGATGATCATCTTTGTACATTGCAACAAGTGTTTCAGGATGTTACTCATTCTTTAGGGTTCAATATTGAACTCAAGTTTGACAACAAGATAGTCTACAAGGAACACGAACTCGTTCGTGTTATACAACTAGTTCTTGAG GTGGTATTCAGGTCTGCCGAAGAAAGGCCCATAATATTCTCGAGTTTTCAACCCGATGCTGCCCTGTTGTTGAGGAAACTCCAAACTTCCTACCCC GTTTTGTTTATCACTAATGGAGGATCTGAAATATATGCTGATACAAGGAGAAACTCTCTGGATGAGGCCATAAAGTTATGCCGGGAACACAACTTAGATGGTATTGTTTCAGAAGTCAGAGCCGTCTTAAGAAATCCAGGAGTAGTCACTGAAATCAAGGACAATTCCAAGCTCTCTCTCATAACCTATGGTCAACTAAA TAACGTGTCAAAGGTGGTTTACGTGCAACATTTGATGGGCGTGGATGGCGTGATTGTGGACCTAATTGAGGACATCACGACGGCAGTTGCAGAATTCAGTAACTCAGTTGAGGAGAGTCGAGGAAACTTGAAGGAGGATAATGTACAGAACAAAATGACACgatattga